Within the Pelagovum pacificum genome, the region AGAAGCTGCGCTCGGACATCCTGTCCTGTCGACTTGAGCCGGGACAGGAAATCATCGAGGCCGAGCTCGCCGAACAGTTTCAGGTCTCGAAGACCCCGGTGCGCGAAGCGCTTGCCACGCTGCGGCAGGAGCGGCTGGTGCGGACCTTCCCCCGCCGTGGCTACCAGATCGCACCGATCACTTTTGGCGACATGAACGAGCTGTTCGATCTGCGCACCATCCTCGAGGCCGGCGCGGCAGAACTCGCCTGTGACCGGATCACCGATGACGAGCTGGACGAGCTGCGCGCGCTGGCGACCACCGATTACGACCAGGATGCCGAGCCGACGATTGAGGCCTTCATCGCCGCGAACCGGGAATTCCACCTCGGCATCGCACATGCCGCGCGCAACGAACGGCTGATGTCCTTTCTCACCCGCCAGATGTCCGAGCTTGAGCGTTTCTTCTATCTCGGTGCGCAGCTGCGGGACGTGAACAGCGAAACCAACACCGAGCATCTCGAGATCGTCGAGGCGCTGGCCCGTCGCGACCGGCAGGCCGCGCACGAATTGATGGTCAGGCACAACAATGCCACGCGACAGGGGCTGTTCCAGTCGCTCGCGACGTCGCACCAGATGGGCAAGATCGGCATCTGACATCGCCGCCTCACGGCAACGACCAGACTAGGGCCCCGGCTGAGCAAGCCGGGGCCCTTTTGCTTTTCAGGGTGCTGTTAGAGCACTCACGCCCACGCCGAACTGCCAGTAATTTACCCACCCCACGAATATTAGCATGATTGACAGCGTGAAATATCAATTACAACATTACAGCAACTACACACGAGATATCTGACTGTTCCCATGACCCTGAAAACTGAAGCAACCCTGATCGTCCATGGCCCTCC harbors:
- a CDS encoding GntR family transcriptional regulator; translated protein: MSDSGTKRQTGAAAARKTGNRPARNPSLTETVYQKLRSDILSCRLEPGQEIIEAELAEQFQVSKTPVREALATLRQERLVRTFPRRGYQIAPITFGDMNELFDLRTILEAGAAELACDRITDDELDELRALATTDYDQDAEPTIEAFIAANREFHLGIAHAARNERLMSFLTRQMSELERFFYLGAQLRDVNSETNTEHLEIVEALARRDRQAAHELMVRHNNATRQGLFQSLATSHQMGKIGI